The following are from one region of the Chitinivibrionales bacterium genome:
- a CDS encoding Cof-type HAD-IIB family hydrolase, with protein sequence MTKKLFAFDLDGTLLNSEKQISSANAAALKEMVASGAVVALATGRLASSVAQYTTDPDIDLALLTLNGAAVYTGKGDNNQLIYSAKLDLEHVDFLVDYAWEKPYAFNYYNDDGKLFTTRTKLSTRWIDLYYQQTKTEYNFIDSFDTLRKQSPFKIIFVGDPGDLDKEEVTLKKKFSESVYIVRSWDYYLEFLNPQANKARGLKALADAYGIDLDNVVAFGDADNDVPLLATAGKGIAMKNGSPKAKAAANVVSEWTNDEDAVAREWERLKAER encoded by the coding sequence ATGACAAAAAAACTATTTGCTTTCGATCTTGATGGAACGCTTCTTAACTCCGAAAAACAGATCTCATCCGCCAATGCTGCGGCGCTCAAAGAGATGGTTGCCTCCGGCGCGGTTGTGGCGCTGGCTACCGGACGGCTGGCATCGAGCGTGGCCCAGTACACTACCGATCCCGATATCGATCTGGCCCTCTTAACGCTGAACGGCGCAGCTGTATACACGGGAAAAGGTGATAACAATCAATTGATCTATTCGGCCAAACTCGATCTGGAACATGTCGATTTTCTTGTTGATTATGCCTGGGAGAAGCCTTATGCGTTTAATTACTACAATGATGATGGCAAGCTTTTTACGACGCGTACCAAGCTGAGTACCCGGTGGATCGATCTTTATTATCAGCAGACAAAAACAGAGTACAATTTTATCGACTCCTTTGATACGCTCAGAAAACAGTCTCCCTTCAAGATCATATTCGTTGGTGATCCCGGCGATCTGGATAAAGAGGAAGTGACACTGAAAAAGAAATTCAGTGAATCGGTTTATATTGTAAGATCGTGGGATTATTATCTCGAATTTCTCAATCCTCAGGCAAACAAGGCGCGGGGACTCAAAGCATTGGCCGATGCCTATGGAATCGATCTTGATAATGTTGTTGCCTTTGGCGACGCCGACAACGATGTTCCTCTTTTAGCGACCGCCGGTAAGGGCATTGCCATGAAAAATGGTTCTCCCAAAGCCAAAGCCGCCGCCAATGTTGTTTCCGAGTGGACCAACGATGAAGATGCGGTGGCGCGGGAATGGGAGCGGTTGAAAGCTGAACGTTAA
- a CDS encoding cyclic nucleotide-binding domain-containing protein has translation MRYYSTRKKKFKRDEIIFSENSDCDGMYIINSGRVRIFKTVGSGTNVREVELCMLGPRAMFGEMAMIDNSKRSANVQAIEPTECTLITKKVFEDQLSRIPFWMVNMIRILVTRLRETNEKLRKSVEQYTNVPEYDTGSIITVDEESSAPFINESVEDGRGQSPMAQSVDTPSNSSDTTSAKGKSGMIVMGSLSDSDDDDDDDE, from the coding sequence ATGAGATATTATTCTACCAGGAAAAAGAAATTCAAGCGTGATGAGATCATTTTTTCGGAGAACAGCGATTGTGACGGCATGTATATAATCAATTCCGGTCGGGTCAGGATTTTCAAAACCGTGGGATCGGGAACAAATGTCCGTGAAGTCGAGCTGTGCATGCTGGGGCCGCGGGCCATGTTCGGTGAGATGGCGATGATCGACAACTCGAAGCGTTCCGCCAATGTTCAGGCGATCGAACCGACCGAATGTACCCTTATTACCAAGAAGGTTTTTGAAGATCAGTTGAGTCGTATCCCTTTCTGGATGGTCAATATGATCCGTATCCTGGTGACCCGTCTCCGGGAAACCAATGAAAAGCTGAGAAAATCGGTTGAGCAGTATACCAACGTGCCCGAATACGATACGGGAAGCATTATCACTGTGGATGAAGAAAGTTCGGCGCCTTTTATCAATGAGAGCGTCGAAGATGGCCGGGGACAGAGTCCTATGGCACAGTCGGTCGATACTCCCTCTAATTCATCCGATACAACGTCGGCCAAGGGTAAAAGCGGTATGATTGTCATGGGATCGTTATCGGATTCGGATGACGACGATGACGACGATGAATGA
- a CDS encoding AURKAIP1/COX24 domain-containing protein encodes MSNVKKRRKAKINKHKRKKHRRQNRHKKKI; translated from the coding sequence ATGTCAAATGTCAAGAAACGGCGTAAGGCGAAAATCAACAAACACAAGCGCAAAAAGCATCGTCGCCAGAATCGCCATAAGAAGAAAATCTAA